In a single window of the Pseudorca crassidens isolate mPseCra1 chromosome 9, mPseCra1.hap1, whole genome shotgun sequence genome:
- the CEND1 gene encoding cell cycle exit and neuronal differentiation protein 1, giving the protein MESRGKSTSSPKADTKAAAEARAPTAADGKAPSAKPGKKEAQVEKQEPPAAPTLPPAKKTPAKADPALLNNHSNLKPTPAAPSSPDAAPEPKGPGDGAEEGEAPNGGPGGKGPCPFENLTPLFVAGGMAVAAAALILGVAFLVRKK; this is encoded by the coding sequence ATGGAGTCCAGAGGGAAGTCGACCAGCAGCCCAAAGGCCGACACCAAGGCTGCTGCTGAGGCCCGAGCGCCCACCGCCGCGGACGGGAAAGCCCCCTCGGCTAAGCCAGGGAAGAAGGAGGCCCAAGTGGAGAAGCAGGAGCCTCCAGCGGCCCCCACCCTGCCGCCTGCCAAGAAGACCCCGGCCAAGGCAGACCCTGCCCTCCTCAACAACCACAGCAACCTGAAGCCGACCCCCGCAGCCCCCAGCAGCCCCGATGCAGCACCCGAGCCCAAGGGCCCTGGGGATGGGGCTGAGGAGGGCGAGGCCCCCAACGGGGGCCCAGGGGGCAAAGGCCCCTGCCCTTTCGAGAACTTGACCCCCCTGTTTGTGGCTGGGGGCATGGCTGTGGCAGCTGCAGCCCTGATTCTCGGTGTGGCCTTCCTGGTCCGAAAAAAATGA